Proteins encoded together in one Lathyrus oleraceus cultivar Zhongwan6 chromosome 5, CAAS_Psat_ZW6_1.0, whole genome shotgun sequence window:
- the LOC127081728 gene encoding uncharacterized protein LOC127081728, which produces MCNGLFLFCCKDGRADNIVPGVYHYFVLNPVTKQCVAVLKPVGQKSGGYSYAALAYDHEESWFFKIIRFQGHRHINIFSSKTGIWTTLTICFPEYINESYWVKKCVYLKGSIYRLSYSGHLLRIKVDPQENVSKQAEVIKLHPDCLFDDSQWKISLKDNKILLVLSRGMNFMCFELVECVTKGVCTYTWHINHNKENEKLLFLNTNGELLAFYPFNDTAVFKIRSLLYFYFYNLNGNNIKEIVVFRPNKIALEYIRKCGQPLLKCFVPFACCLEKEVSSNQAPEIADSPVSPPTIDTYESVPPPTDDVADPVTSPERGPQKFINHGRKITNFPQSNKDWFQAVLSLSDLKDLCMTS; this is translated from the exons ATGTGCAATGGATTATTCTTATTTTGTTGCAAAGATGGTCGGGCAGATAACATAGTTCCTGGTGTATATCATTACTTTGTCTTGAATCCTGTAACAAAACAATGTGTGGCTGTTCTGAAACCTGTAGGACAAAAATCTGGAGGGTATTCCTATGCCGCTCTAGCATATGACCATGAAGAATCTTGGTTCTTCAAGATTATACGTTTTCAAGGTCACCGCCATATCAATATTTTCTCCTCTAAAACCGGTATTTGGACTACATTGACTATTTGCTTTCCTGAATATATTAACGAGTCTTATTGGGTAAAAAAATGTGTTTACTTAAAAGGGTCTATTTATAGACTATCGTATTCAGGACATTTATTGAGAATTAAAGTTGATCCTCAAGAGAATGTCTCAAAACAAGCTGAGGTGATAAAACTTCATCCAGATTGTCTTTTTGATGATTCACAATGGAAAATAAGTCTAAAAGATAACAAGATCTTATTGGTCTTATCTAGAGGTATGAACTTTATGTGTTTTGAACTTGTTGAATGTGTTACAAAGGGTGTTTGCACTTACACATGGCACATAAATCATAATAAAGAGAATGAAAAGTTGTTGTTTCTCAATACTAACGGAGAGCTCTTGGCCTTTTACCCTTTCAATGATACGGCGGTTTTCAAGATTAGAAGTCTTTTATATTTTTACTTCTATAACTTAAATGGTAACAACATCAAGGAAATTGTAGTGTTTAGGCCCAATAAAATTGCGCTTGAATACATAAGAAAGTGTGGCCAACCATTGCTCAAGTGCTTCGTCCCTTTTGCATGCTGCTTAGAGAAGGAG GTTTCCTCTAATCAGGCGCCTGAGATAGCAGATTCACCAGTGTCACCTCCTACTATAGACACTTATGAGTCTGTGCCACCTCCTACTGATGATGTTGCTGATCCAGTGACATCTCCG GAGCGCGGTCCGCAGAAGTTTATTAACCACGGACGGAAGATTACTAACTTTCCTCAGTCGAATAAGGATTGGTTTCAAGCAGTTTTGTCATTATCTGACCTGAAGGACTTATGCATGACTAGTTAA